The Drosophila gunungcola strain Sukarami chromosome 3L unlocalized genomic scaffold, Dgunungcola_SK_2 000003F, whole genome shotgun sequence genome contains a region encoding:
- the LOC128258834 gene encoding uncharacterized protein LOC128258834 — protein MSTLPFLLSVADELDNIHSQSYMDDFGLGFHPHRQYYRTPTIQLSLPASTDWTGSGSGSGRDWSQAAGNRHTRYRSYKFYDDSQNNLEEEEPPAEEHLPIEQVALAQQLVQQGNQTTSVEAQPSSATATADATAVATTNRKGLSMVNSHSHDVGVGGMGLNLKAGEEEDDENIDRTVRMYNLSKKCCKNYYRHALETGPGASGKAKCSNLRSESHKSSSSSEESLQKIPSPIEFLTCFLVKKSRTPKASAPVGQPIKKT, from the coding sequence ATGTCGACGCTACCCTTTCTCCTGAGCGTCGCCGACGAGCTGGACAACATACACTCGCAGTCCTACATGGACGACTTTGGCCTGGGCTTCCACCCGCACCGCCAGTACTATCGCACACCCACTATCCAGCTTTCCCTGCCCGCCAGCACGGACTGgacgggatcgggatcgggatcgggtcGGGACTGGTCCCAGGCAGCGGGCAACAGGCACACTCGCTACCGCAGCTATAAGTTCTACGACGACTCGCAGAACAatctggaggaggaggagccgcCGGCGGAGGAGCACCTGCCCATAGAGCAGGTGGCGCTGGCACAGCAGTTGGTACAGCAGGGTAACCAGACGACATCGGTTGAGGCCCAGCCGTCGAGTGCAACCGCCACTGCCGACGCCACTGCCGTCGCCACCACTAATCGCAAGGGCCTGAGCATGGTCAACTCCCACTCGCATGATGTGGGCGTGGGCGGTATGGGCCTGAATTTAAAGGccggcgaggaggaggacgatgAGAACATCGATCGCACGGTGCGCATGTACAATTTGTCCAAGAAATGCTGCAAGAACTACTATCGTCATGCCCTGGAGACCGGACCCGGCGCCAGTGGCAAGGCAAAGTGTAGCAACCTGCGCTCCGAGAGCCACAAGTCCAGCTCCAGCTCGGAGGAGAGCCTTCAGAAGATACCCTCCCCCATTGAGTTCCTCACCTGTTTCCTGGTGAAGAAGTCCCGCACCCCGAAGGCCAGTGCCCCGGTGGGCCAGCCCATCAAGAAAACATAG